One window of Candidatus Nitrospira kreftii genomic DNA carries:
- a CDS encoding hypothetical protein (conserved membrane protein of unknown function), translated as MQYRILLICLCVVLGHGTVSELWSATIYSYIDDQGNPVFTDSPETIPEKYRTKVKLHEQPDSATKAPSKLPSVQQKLQGQAKSLGWNIPSFQGEMKNLRLGEAPLLNYAGIAAIVLLLMMYFSRESPMIRLLALALLIVLGIGTPVLMYLGDDGPMGMMKKKAVASGQAHQDRLQQVPQ; from the coding sequence ATGCAATATCGGATCTTACTAATATGTCTTTGTGTTGTGCTTGGGCATGGTACTGTTTCCGAACTCTGGTCTGCGACCATCTACTCCTACATTGATGACCAGGGCAATCCTGTGTTCACCGATTCACCGGAGACGATACCAGAAAAGTATCGGACGAAAGTGAAGCTTCATGAACAACCGGATTCTGCGACGAAAGCGCCGTCTAAACTGCCATCAGTGCAACAGAAACTTCAGGGCCAAGCGAAGTCTCTTGGATGGAATATACCGTCGTTTCAGGGCGAGATGAAGAATCTACGCCTGGGCGAGGCGCCTCTTCTGAACTACGCCGGAATCGCAGCAATCGTGTTGTTGCTCATGATGTACTTCAGCAGGGAAAGCCCCATGATCCGGTTGTTGGCCTTGGCCCTCCTGATTGTCCTTGGCATCGGGACTCCGGTGCTCATGTATTTGGGTGATGATGGGCCTATGGGGATGATGAAGAAAAAGGCCGTTGCTTCGGGCCAAGCTCACCAAGATCGTCTTCAGCAAGTTCCGCAGTAA
- a CDS encoding hypothetical protein (conserved protein of unknown function), which yields MNPLTVQNPDEILTILADVTLRGVGFTTESLLDYVLEEGFTEPIFLNASGEDPTAFFQGQPNAWAIYQIREWKRVLTISGGPGQERRARITETP from the coding sequence ATGAATCCACTAACTGTACAGAACCCCGACGAAATCCTCACCATCTTAGCCGATGTGACGCTCCGAGGAGTCGGTTTTACGACGGAATCCTTACTCGACTATGTCTTAGAAGAAGGATTTACAGAACCCATCTTCCTCAATGCGAGCGGCGAGGATCCTACCGCCTTCTTTCAAGGGCAGCCGAATGCCTGGGCCATCTACCAAATTCGCGAATGGAAACGCGTGCTCACGATTTCGGGCGGCCCGGGTCAGGAAAGGCGCGCGCGCATTACGGAAACTCCGTAG
- a CDS encoding Acetoacetate metabolism regulatory protein AtoC: MQARVLIVDDDPDILTSLTKRLTWMGHDVLTAEDGEQALRLVAEDQPDLMLLDIELPGLSGLDILKRLAEKCSNGMTHTLPEVIVITAFGTIGRAVEAIRLGACEFLTKPFEPDHLSIVIEKAMAQAAITRQIGLLQAEVQGRYECIVGPSQRMEQLLETARRAAASSATVLLLGETGTGKEVMARALHRWSPRAGKPFVVVNCAALPESLLENELFGHEKGAYTGAVTREPGKIEAAAGGTVFLDEIGDMPAGLQTRLLRVLQDQEFYRVGGNRPIRTDVRFVAATNKDLKDAIEKGLFREDLYYRLNVISLTLPPLRKRREDIPALVDYFIHRQSAALGRRAFRVSHDALKIILEYYWPGNVRELENVLSRATVLCPDDCIEPEQLGIKAQRKLPFEADVSEESSLNYHAVMEVYSRRILEEALRRAGWNQTKAAELLGLQRTYLTRLIKQRGVSTKPSFM; the protein is encoded by the coding sequence ATGCAGGCACGCGTTCTCATCGTCGACGACGATCCCGATATTCTGACATCACTCACCAAACGCTTGACGTGGATGGGGCATGATGTGCTCACGGCTGAGGACGGTGAACAGGCGCTGAGACTCGTTGCTGAGGATCAGCCTGATCTGATGCTGCTCGACATCGAACTGCCGGGTCTCAGCGGATTGGACATCCTCAAACGCCTGGCCGAAAAATGTTCGAACGGTATGACACACACTCTTCCGGAAGTGATCGTTATTACGGCGTTCGGAACGATCGGTCGGGCGGTGGAAGCCATACGGTTGGGTGCGTGTGAGTTCCTCACGAAACCGTTCGAACCTGACCACCTCTCGATCGTGATCGAAAAGGCGATGGCACAGGCGGCCATTACACGTCAGATCGGTCTACTCCAAGCGGAAGTGCAAGGACGGTATGAGTGTATTGTGGGACCCAGTCAGCGTATGGAGCAGCTCCTTGAGACGGCACGGCGTGCGGCCGCCTCGTCAGCTACAGTTCTGTTGCTAGGTGAAACGGGGACCGGCAAGGAGGTGATGGCACGCGCGCTGCACCGGTGGAGTCCACGCGCAGGGAAGCCCTTCGTGGTTGTGAACTGCGCGGCCTTGCCGGAGAGCTTACTCGAAAACGAGTTGTTCGGCCATGAAAAAGGCGCGTACACAGGAGCTGTGACGCGAGAGCCTGGGAAGATTGAGGCGGCGGCGGGTGGTACGGTGTTTCTCGATGAGATCGGTGATATGCCGGCTGGGCTCCAGACCCGGCTCCTCCGTGTGTTACAGGATCAGGAGTTTTATCGTGTCGGCGGCAATCGACCGATTCGCACCGATGTGCGCTTTGTGGCGGCGACGAACAAGGATCTTAAGGACGCGATTGAGAAGGGTCTGTTCCGAGAGGATCTCTACTATCGCCTCAATGTAATTTCTCTGACTCTTCCGCCATTACGAAAGCGGAGGGAGGATATCCCTGCGTTGGTAGACTATTTTATCCACCGCCAGAGCGCTGCCTTGGGCCGTCGTGCTTTCAGGGTGAGTCACGATGCACTAAAAATAATTCTTGAGTACTACTGGCCTGGAAACGTGCGCGAGTTGGAAAATGTATTGTCTCGGGCCACCGTACTTTGTCCCGATGACTGCATCGAACCTGAACAGCTCGGGATTAAGGCCCAGCGGAAATTGCCGTTCGAGGCGGATGTATCGGAGGAGTCCAGCCTGAATTACCATGCTGTGATGGAGGTCTACAGCCGAAGGATCCTCGAAGAAGCGCTGCGCCGAGCAGGATGGAATCAAACGAAGGCAGCCGAGTTACTCGGTCTGCAACGAACTTACCTCACCAGACTCATCAAACAGCGAGGCGTATCGACGAAGCCATCTTTTATGTAG
- a CDS encoding methionine synthase, which translates to MLIHHVASIQSLLQERILILDGAMGTMIQQRKLDEAAFRGERFKDWTKDLKGHNDLLNLTQPTIIEDIHRQYLEAGADIVETNTFNSQAISLADYGMDRLGYELSKAGAECAQRAAAAVQRAQAGRCCFVAGAIGPTTKTSSISTDVNNPAARGATYDELVNAYSEQVQGLLDGGVDLLLIETIFDTLNAKAAFFAVQQAFASGARQVPIMASVTFIQAGSNRGVTGQTVEAFWNSISHVPLLSVGMNCALGPKEMRPLIEELSRIAPIHISAHPNAGLPNPLLPTGFPETPETLAPQLRTWAENGWLNIVGGCCGTTPVHIKRIAEAVRGVKPHALSKVEPYTRLSGLEAVTIRPESNFVNIGERTNVTGSPAFAKLILSGDYETALSVARQQVEGGAQVIDINMDEGMLDSKAAMEKFLRLVASEPDICRVPIMVDSSKWEVLETGLKNIQGKAIVNSISLKEGEQKLIEQGTLVRRYGAAVVVMAFDEKGQADTLERKKEICARSYKILTEQVGFPPQDIIFDPNILTVATGIEEHNNYAMNFIEATRWIKQNLPGAKVSGGISNISFSFRGNNIVREAMHAAFLYHAIKAGLDMGIVNAGQLAVYEEVPKDLLELVEDVLLNRRPDATERLVTFAETVKAKGKVVAKDDEWRKGTVEERLSHALVKGITDYIDVDTEEARQKYPKPLEVIEGPLMAGMNIVGDLFGSGKMFLPQVVKSARVMKKAVAYLMPFMEEEKKRTGNFQAQGKVLLATVKGDVHDIGKNIVGVVLGCNNYEVIDLGVMVSCEKILAAARENKADIIGLSGLITPSLDEMVYVAKEMTREGFDVPLLIGGATTSKAHTAVKIAPSYQPGVVHVLDASRAVGVVGSLVSQTQRQEFVKKVRDDYERVRQSHHERGTKSLLSFTQARANRLQSDWAQTDIPTPARLGIQTILDQSLVELIPYIDWSPFFHTWELRGRYPTIFDDPTVGPKAKELYDDARRLLDEIVQQRQLKANAVYGFFPAASLGDDIELYQDTARKAVLTTIHHLRQQSEKPTGQPNLSLADYVAPKESSRQDYIGAFAVTTGIGLDALCIRFDRDHDDYNSIMAKALADRLAEAFAEFLHARARKEWGYGKDERLTNEDLIRERYRGIRPAPGYPACPDHTEKQLLFDLLQVETNTGITLTESFAMLPTAAVSGFYFAHPDAKYFAVGKIGKDQVEDYARRKGMDLRTVERWLSPNLNYEPE; encoded by the coding sequence ATGTTGATACATCACGTGGCGTCCATTCAGTCTCTCTTGCAGGAGCGAATCCTGATCCTTGATGGCGCCATGGGCACGATGATCCAGCAGCGTAAATTGGATGAAGCTGCGTTCCGGGGCGAACGATTCAAAGACTGGACGAAAGATTTGAAGGGCCACAACGACCTGTTGAATCTTACCCAGCCCACAATCATTGAGGACATTCACCGACAGTACCTGGAGGCTGGTGCGGATATCGTCGAGACCAATACGTTCAATTCACAGGCGATCTCTCTGGCCGATTATGGGATGGACAGGCTGGGCTATGAATTATCTAAAGCAGGAGCAGAATGTGCCCAGCGTGCGGCAGCGGCGGTACAACGGGCGCAGGCAGGACGGTGTTGTTTCGTAGCAGGGGCGATTGGTCCGACGACAAAGACGTCGTCGATTTCCACTGATGTGAACAACCCCGCTGCTCGCGGCGCAACCTATGACGAATTGGTCAACGCCTACAGTGAGCAGGTTCAGGGTTTACTCGATGGCGGTGTCGATCTTCTGCTTATAGAGACGATCTTTGATACGTTGAATGCAAAGGCTGCTTTCTTTGCGGTCCAGCAGGCGTTTGCCTCCGGCGCGCGCCAGGTTCCGATCATGGCGTCCGTGACGTTCATTCAAGCCGGTAGCAATCGGGGCGTGACCGGCCAAACCGTCGAAGCCTTCTGGAATTCTATCTCTCATGTGCCGTTGCTCAGCGTGGGGATGAATTGTGCGCTGGGCCCAAAGGAAATGCGTCCTCTGATTGAAGAATTATCGCGCATTGCGCCGATCCATATCAGCGCACACCCTAATGCCGGCCTTCCAAATCCGTTGCTGCCGACCGGATTTCCCGAGACTCCGGAAACCTTGGCGCCTCAGCTGCGTACATGGGCAGAAAATGGATGGCTGAATATCGTCGGAGGATGCTGTGGAACGACACCGGTCCATATCAAACGCATTGCCGAAGCCGTGCGTGGCGTGAAGCCGCACGCGCTCTCGAAGGTCGAACCATACACGCGATTGAGCGGGCTCGAAGCCGTGACCATCAGACCTGAATCGAATTTCGTCAATATCGGTGAGCGAACCAATGTGACGGGTTCACCTGCGTTCGCCAAGCTGATTCTGTCCGGGGACTATGAGACGGCCCTATCGGTGGCGCGCCAACAAGTAGAGGGGGGGGCGCAGGTCATCGATATCAATATGGATGAGGGCATGCTCGATTCGAAAGCCGCGATGGAAAAATTCCTTCGTCTGGTGGCCTCCGAGCCGGATATCTGCAGAGTCCCCATTATGGTCGATAGCTCCAAGTGGGAGGTATTGGAGACTGGGCTGAAGAATATTCAAGGTAAGGCTATCGTCAATAGTATCAGCCTCAAGGAAGGCGAGCAGAAACTCATTGAGCAGGGAACACTCGTCCGTCGCTATGGTGCGGCGGTCGTCGTCATGGCCTTCGATGAGAAGGGACAAGCGGACACCTTGGAACGGAAGAAGGAGATCTGTGCACGGTCTTACAAGATCCTTACCGAGCAGGTCGGTTTTCCTCCCCAGGATATTATTTTTGACCCCAACATTTTGACCGTAGCGACGGGGATCGAGGAACATAACAACTATGCGATGAATTTCATCGAAGCGACGCGCTGGATCAAGCAGAACCTGCCTGGTGCAAAGGTCAGCGGAGGGATCAGTAATATCTCATTTTCCTTCCGTGGCAACAACATCGTTCGTGAGGCAATGCATGCGGCCTTCTTGTACCACGCCATTAAGGCTGGGCTCGATATGGGCATTGTGAATGCCGGGCAGCTCGCTGTGTATGAAGAAGTTCCCAAAGACCTGCTCGAACTTGTCGAAGACGTGTTGCTCAACCGTCGTCCGGATGCGACGGAACGCTTGGTGACGTTTGCGGAGACAGTGAAAGCGAAAGGGAAGGTAGTCGCGAAAGATGACGAATGGCGAAAAGGCACCGTTGAGGAGCGGTTATCCCACGCGCTCGTGAAAGGCATCACCGACTATATCGACGTCGATACAGAAGAGGCCCGTCAAAAATACCCCAAGCCGTTGGAGGTGATCGAAGGGCCCCTGATGGCAGGCATGAATATCGTCGGCGATCTGTTCGGGTCAGGCAAGATGTTCTTGCCGCAAGTCGTGAAGAGCGCTCGTGTGATGAAGAAAGCCGTCGCCTATCTGATGCCCTTCATGGAAGAGGAGAAAAAGCGAACCGGCAATTTCCAGGCGCAGGGAAAGGTGTTGCTCGCAACCGTGAAAGGTGATGTGCATGACATCGGGAAGAACATCGTCGGGGTCGTACTTGGCTGCAACAACTATGAAGTGATCGATCTCGGCGTGATGGTGTCCTGTGAGAAGATTCTCGCTGCCGCCCGAGAGAACAAGGCCGACATTATTGGTCTGAGCGGGCTCATCACGCCGTCACTCGATGAGATGGTGTATGTGGCGAAGGAGATGACGCGCGAGGGATTTGATGTCCCGCTCTTGATCGGCGGGGCGACGACGAGTAAAGCCCACACGGCGGTGAAGATTGCACCATCCTATCAGCCTGGCGTGGTCCATGTATTGGACGCTTCACGTGCAGTCGGTGTCGTGGGAAGCCTGGTCAGCCAAACGCAGCGGCAAGAGTTCGTGAAAAAAGTGAGAGACGATTATGAGCGGGTACGACAGTCTCATCACGAGCGTGGCACCAAGTCTCTCCTCTCGTTCACCCAAGCACGCGCCAATCGTCTTCAATCTGACTGGGCCCAAACCGATATTCCTACGCCGGCCAGGCTGGGCATTCAGACCATTCTCGATCAATCCCTGGTTGAGCTGATTCCCTATATTGACTGGTCGCCGTTCTTCCATACGTGGGAGTTGCGAGGACGCTACCCGACGATCTTCGATGATCCAACCGTTGGTCCAAAGGCGAAGGAGCTGTATGACGATGCGCGTCGTCTACTGGACGAGATTGTCCAGCAGAGACAGCTCAAGGCCAACGCTGTGTATGGATTTTTCCCTGCTGCCAGTCTGGGAGATGATATCGAGCTTTATCAGGATACGGCTCGCAAGGCCGTGCTCACGACGATACACCATCTGCGGCAGCAATCGGAGAAGCCGACGGGCCAACCCAATCTCTCACTAGCTGACTATGTTGCACCGAAAGAATCCAGCCGGCAGGATTATATCGGGGCCTTCGCGGTTACGACCGGCATCGGACTCGATGCGCTCTGTATACGGTTTGATCGAGACCATGATGACTACAACTCCATCATGGCCAAAGCCCTCGCCGATCGGCTGGCTGAGGCGTTTGCCGAATTTCTCCATGCACGAGCCAGGAAAGAGTGGGGCTACGGAAAGGATGAACGACTGACGAACGAAGATCTCATCCGTGAGCGATACCGTGGGATCCGTCCCGCGCCGGGATATCCGGCTTGTCCGGACCATACGGAGAAGCAGCTTCTGTTCGATCTGTTGCAAGTCGAAACGAATACCGGAATCACCTTGACCGAGAGCTTCGCGATGCTGCCGACTGCGGCTGTCAGTGGGTTCTATTTCGCCCATCCGGATGCTAAGTACTTTGCTGTCGGCAAGATCGGTAAAGATCAAGTCGAGGACTATGCCCGTCGGAAAGGAATGGATCTGCGCACGGTGGAACGCTGGCTCTCGCCGAATCTGAATTATGAGCCTGAGTGA
- a CDS encoding hypothetical protein (conserved exported protein of unknown function), translating into MSYSSALRITTLIIALCATALPVDPSPTLAEPYFEDGFLGLSQKELHTKLGLPQAVRDRKSALRVFTYYPITDWSKYFSKLVSPENGEDVYTFLREGIDVRYSFSYAVDPNDENEDRPLIVRLVDIEFSQAVPIYRIPALVPEFQPSTDSRSPAFRSNIWLLLFKGPPSSAARFIVRENGKDQLDWSLCFQLFSMQGLPTSLTPSPSIDRMEISTQSLQLVTRRQRHTHEPISNPYADHVEHETIPAKPLPKPIPVPQYEE; encoded by the coding sequence ATGTCGTATTCATCAGCCTTACGAATCACGACTCTCATTATTGCTTTGTGTGCCACCGCTCTCCCGGTAGACCCTTCCCCGACCCTTGCCGAGCCTTACTTTGAGGACGGGTTTCTCGGCCTCTCCCAGAAAGAATTACACACCAAACTCGGCCTGCCGCAGGCCGTGCGGGATCGAAAATCCGCACTGCGCGTCTTCACCTATTATCCCATTACTGATTGGTCCAAGTATTTCAGCAAACTGGTCTCGCCTGAGAATGGGGAAGATGTATATACCTTCTTACGCGAAGGCATCGATGTCCGATATTCATTCAGCTACGCCGTCGACCCGAACGATGAGAATGAGGATCGCCCGCTGATTGTTCGACTCGTGGACATTGAATTTTCACAGGCCGTTCCGATCTACCGCATCCCGGCCTTAGTTCCAGAGTTTCAGCCCTCAACGGATTCCAGATCCCCCGCCTTTCGATCCAATATCTGGCTACTGTTGTTCAAAGGCCCTCCTTCATCAGCGGCTCGCTTCATCGTGAGGGAGAACGGAAAGGATCAACTTGATTGGAGCCTTTGCTTCCAATTGTTCTCGATGCAGGGACTTCCTACTTCCCTCACACCCAGTCCGTCGATCGACCGCATGGAAATCAGTACCCAGAGCCTGCAATTAGTGACGCGTCGGCAGCGGCACACCCATGAACCAATTTCCAATCCCTACGCTGACCACGTCGAGCACGAAACGATTCCCGCCAAGCCTCTACCCAAGCCAATCCCGGTTCCCCAATACGAGGAATAG
- a CDS encoding hypothetical protein (conserved protein of unknown function), producing MNTESQPLSFDPNTEEPSFIRRRPVRIIIYVGLALFLLMAVIWPMIVQLSDPKFEKHIEQHRVMVGMSKEQVLQSWGGPQTINTTFTKDGIRQEEWIFEDWESSAIVRHRYLYFEEGILMGGWYEGTRERHFRDLPAEKPHPRIQP from the coding sequence ATGAATACGGAATCTCAACCCCTTTCCTTCGATCCCAACACTGAAGAACCGTCGTTCATTCGACGCCGCCCGGTGAGGATTATCATTTATGTAGGGCTGGCACTCTTTCTCCTCATGGCAGTGATCTGGCCGATGATCGTGCAGCTTAGCGACCCAAAATTTGAGAAGCACATCGAACAACATCGTGTGATGGTTGGTATGAGTAAAGAACAAGTCCTGCAATCGTGGGGTGGGCCGCAGACGATCAATACGACCTTCACGAAAGACGGCATCCGGCAGGAAGAATGGATTTTCGAAGATTGGGAGAGTTCAGCGATCGTCCGCCATCGCTATCTCTATTTTGAAGAAGGGATCCTCATGGGAGGATGGTACGAGGGAACGCGAGAACGTCATTTCCGCGACTTACCTGCAGAGAAACCTCACCCACGAATTCAACCGTAA